The nucleotide window ACGTGATGGCCAAGAGCCTGGGCGTGAAGTTCCTGACTGGAGATAGGGGATTCAGGGAAATGGAGAACGTGGAGTTCGTGAAGTAACAAACGCTTGAAAAATTGAAAAGCTAAATCTTGATTGAGATTTCGGCCTTGTCGCTCTTCTTGAGCTGGATTGCGAAGAGGGCTTTCTCGATGGAGCGCTTGCGGAGGTAAAAGACTATTATAAAAACGAAGTCAATGGTTCCAAAAAGTGACACGAGGAGTAGAGCTATCAAATTGGGGGTTACTAAATGTAGCCAGCCCTTCCACAGAGCTATCTCTGCGAATGCTAAAACTAACCCCGAATAAATCCATCCCTCAAGAGAGTACTTAAAGGCATTTTCTGTATACTCTAAGGCTTTTTTGTGAGCAAGTTCAAGCTTTTCCAGTTCCGTCTCTGTCTTTACACCCCACTCTTTGAGACAGGGTATAAGTAGCTGGGGATTTGATACAGACAAGTAATAAAATCCAACGGGTATTGCAAATGCAGGGGAATAAGGGAAGAAAGTTGAGATAATACCATCGATTCCTGAGGTCTCTGGTAGTGAGTACATTGCCCACCACATGAATATAAACCCGATTAAGAGAACGCCATAAAAGAGATTCTCTGATTCCTTTTCGGGTGAAGGACAGTCTACCATTTCCCTCCTCCCTCCGGGTACTTATAGATTTCCCTCCTCCCTCCGGGTACTTATAGATTTCCCTCCTCCCGGAGGGTATAATATCTGGGAGAAAGCCGTTCCGAAAACCAAAGCTCTCTCATCTCGCGTGAAAACCTTTTTATTCGGAAAACCGAACTAAAACCGGTGATAGTCATGGTGAAGGCCAGAGTTGAGAAGCTCTGCACCGACCCGGAGCTCTACATCATCAGGATTGACGATGACGAGATTAAGTACTTCGAGGCAACCTGGTACATCCCCGAGGGGATAACCTACAACGCATACCTGATGAAGCTGAAGGACGCGGTTGTGCTCTTCGACACGACCAAGGCGGACTACGCCGACCTGTTTCTCGAAAAGCTGAGGGAACTCGTGAACCCGGAGGAAATAACGCACATCATCGTCCACCACACCGAGCCGGACCACAGCGGGGCTCTGCCAAAGGTCCTCGAGGCCAACGGCTACAGAGCCCAGGTCATCGGAACGGCCTTCGCGAGGAACCTGCTCGAGGGCTTCTACGGAAAAGACGTCGTTAGGAACTTCAAGGTCGTCAAGGACGGCGAGGAGATGAGCATCGGCGGAAAGACCTTCCGCTTTATCACCGTCCCCTGGCTCCACTGGCCGGACACGATGATAACCTACGTCGTCGAGGACAGGCTGATATTCAGCTGTGACGCCGGCGGTGGCTACTCGATTCCAGAGACGATAGACGACAGCGACGAGGAGGTCGTTCAGCGCTATCTGCCTTACGTCACCAAGTACATCGTCACCGTTATCGGCCACTACCACAAGTACATCGTCCAGAACATCAAGAAGCTCAAGAACCTCGGAATCGTCGAAGACGCCAAGATGATCCTGCCCGGGCACGGAATAGCGTGGTGCCACAATCCAAGGAGAATCTTCGAGTTCTACGAGCGCGTCGGGGCTGGCGTTCCCGAGAAGGACAAGGTTCTCGTGGTCTACGACTCGATGTACGGCTTCGTTGAGCGGAGAATGGAGATAGTGCTCGACGAGCTTAAGAAGCTCGGAAAGAAGCCGGTAGTTTACCGCTTCACCGACAGGGAGGCTCCAGCAGTTAGCGACATCCTCGGCGAGGTTCCAAGCGCGGAAGCCATAATCATCGGCGCCTCAACCTTCGAGGCCGAGATACACCCGCGCATACGCTACACACTCTTCGAGATACTCGATAAGGCCAACTACGAGAAGCCCGTCCTAATCGTCGGAGCGTACGGCTGGGGCGGGGTTGCGGGGAGGAAGATAGAGACGCTGATAACGAGGAGCAAGTTCGACCACGTGGCAACGGTCGAGAGCAAGGGAATGCCAAGCGAAGAGGACGAGGCCAAACTGAGGGAGGCCGTCAGGAAGCTCGTCGAGTGGGCTTCGTGATTTCCGCTTCTCTTTCTCTTCTCAATAGCTTTACTCCCCCTTGGTTCGAAAAGTGTTATATACTTTCGCTTCCATCTCAGTACGGTGTTTTCCATGCCCGTGGAGAGAGCCATGACCAGGAAGTTTTTGGAGGACGCCTTCGCCGGCGAGAGCATGGCCCACATGAAGTACCTGGTTTTTGCCGAGCAGGCCGAGAAGGAGGGCTTTCCAAAGGTTGCCAAGCTTTTTAGAGCGATAGCCTACGCGGAGTTCGTCCACGCTAAGAACCACTTCATAGCCCTGGGCAAGCTCGGGAAAACCGAGGAGAACCTAAAGGAAGCCATAGCGGGCGAGACATTCGAGGTCGAGGAGATGTACCCCGTTTACAAGAACTCCGCCGAGTTCCAGGGTGAGAATGAGGCCGTCAGGAGCACTCACTACGCCCTCGAGGCCGAGAAGCTCCACGCCGAGCTTTACGAGAAGGCCAAGGAGACGGTTGCGAAGGGCGAGGACATCGAGGTGAAGAAGGTCTACATCTGCCCGGTCTGTGGCTACACCGCCGTGGACGAAGCCCCTGAGCGCTGTCCCGTGTGCGGTCTGCCGGGCGAAAAGTTCGTGGTCTTCGAATGAAAATTGTTTTTAACTCTTCTTTCGATCTAATTTTTGGTGATCGAAATGGCTCCGCCCGAACTCGACGAGGGGCTTCCCCTCGAAAGGATTAAGGAATTCTCGCTTGAGGAACTCCTTGGAATGGCCATAAAGGCCGAAATCGGCGCGAGGAAGTTCTACGAGAGCCTGGCTGAGAGAGTAAACATCGAAGAGCTGAAGGAGAAGGTGAGCTGGCTCGCGGGCGAGGAGAAGAAGCACGAGGAACTGCTGAGGAAGATTTACGCCGAGTTCTTCCCGGGAAAGGAAGTGGTCTTTCCAAAGGAGCACATCGGGCCGGAGCTTCAGCCCGTTGCCAGGAAGCTCGATAAGGTGGAGGACATAATCGACCTAATACGGTGGGCGATGAAGGCCGAGGAGATAGCGGCTAAGTTCTACGCCGAGCTTGAGAACATGGTCGAGGACGAGAGGAAGAAGAGACTCATGCGCTACCTCAGCGACATGGAGTGGGGCCACTACTATAACCTCAAAGCCGAGTACGAGCTCCTCCTCGACTGGGCGATGTACGACCAGATGATGCACGTTGGGCCTTAATTCGAGCTAAATAGTAGAAAGGAGCGAAATTAAAGCTCCACCTTTATTCCCGTCTCCTCTTCAACCTCCTCAAAGCCCTCCTTCATGTACTTCGCGAGCTCCTCGTCAACGGCGAAGAGAACCGCCAGGAACTCTCCAAAGTGCTCCTTCTCCTCGTTGGCGACGTCGAGGAAGACGTGCCTAATCTTCTCGTCCTCGATATGCTCCGCCAGCTGCTCGTAGAAGCTTATCGCGTCGAGCTCGGCCTCGATGGCCCAGCGCAGGGCCTGGGCGATTTCCCTCTTCGTTAGGGGCCGGCCCTTCGGCAACTCAAACGGGTATTTCGCGAGCATGGTATCACCACCTCAAATTCACTTTCAATCCTAATAACCTTCACCTCAGGAACTTCGAGACGAAGGGACTCTCTCCGGGGACGCCCCTCCTAAAGTGGCCGCTCGGTTTGCCCGTCAGGAGCTCCTCGAACCAGGCCTCGTGCTCAATCTCCTCGTGGAGTATTGCCAGAGCCAAATCGTAGGTTCTCGGGTCCTTTCCGAAGGTGTAGCTGCATATCTCCGTGTAGACGCCGACGGCACAGCGCTCCGCCTGGAGGAGAACCTCGAGGATTTTCTCAACGGTCGGCTCCTCCGGAAGGTAGGCGTCGCTGCACCAGGCCATCTCCACGAAGTCCCGTATGTCCCTTGGCAACT belongs to Thermococcus sp. AM4 and includes:
- a CDS encoding FprA family A-type flavoprotein, which codes for MVKARVEKLCTDPELYIIRIDDDEIKYFEATWYIPEGITYNAYLMKLKDAVVLFDTTKADYADLFLEKLRELVNPEEITHIIVHHTEPDHSGALPKVLEANGYRAQVIGTAFARNLLEGFYGKDVVRNFKVVKDGEEMSIGGKTFRFITVPWLHWPDTMITYVVEDRLIFSCDAGGGYSIPETIDDSDEEVVQRYLPYVTKYIVTVIGHYHKYIVQNIKKLKNLGIVEDAKMILPGHGIAWCHNPRRIFEFYERVGAGVPEKDKVLVVYDSMYGFVERRMEIVLDELKKLGKKPVVYRFTDREAPAVSDILGEVPSAEAIIIGASTFEAEIHPRIRYTLFEILDKANYEKPVLIVGAYGWGGVAGRKIETLITRSKFDHVATVESKGMPSEEDEAKLREAVRKLVEWAS
- a CDS encoding rubrerythrin family protein, yielding MPVERAMTRKFLEDAFAGESMAHMKYLVFAEQAEKEGFPKVAKLFRAIAYAEFVHAKNHFIALGKLGKTEENLKEAIAGETFEVEEMYPVYKNSAEFQGENEAVRSTHYALEAEKLHAELYEKAKETVAKGEDIEVKKVYICPVCGYTAVDEAPERCPVCGLPGEKFVVFE
- a CDS encoding ferritin family protein codes for the protein MAPPELDEGLPLERIKEFSLEELLGMAIKAEIGARKFYESLAERVNIEELKEKVSWLAGEEKKHEELLRKIYAEFFPGKEVVFPKEHIGPELQPVARKLDKVEDIIDLIRWAMKAEEIAAKFYAELENMVEDERKKRLMRYLSDMEWGHYYNLKAEYELLLDWAMYDQMMHVGP
- a CDS encoding ferritin family protein, coding for MLAKYPFELPKGRPLTKREIAQALRWAIEAELDAISFYEQLAEHIEDEKIRHVFLDVANEEKEHFGEFLAVLFAVDEELAKYMKEGFEEVEEETGIKVEL
- the dps gene encoding DNA protection during starvation protein, which produces MSEHNRRLVERAGLDVNKLLEMLLKAAAAEFTTYYYYTLLRNHSAGLEGEAIKEIVEDARIEDRNHFEALVPRIYELGGELPRDIRDFVEMAWCSDAYLPEEPTVEKILEVLLQAERCAVGVYTEICSYTFGKDPRTYDLALAILHEEIEHEAWFEELLTGKPSGHFRRGVPGESPFVSKFLR